In the Gemmatimonadaceae bacterium genome, CGCGTCGAGGTAGCGATTGCGGCTCGACATCGCGAGTCCGTCAGGCTCGCGCACGATGGGTGCGATGTCGAGGGTGACCGGGATGTCCAGGTCCCGCACCATGGCGGCGATCAGCGTCGCCTGTTGCAGGTCCTTCTGGCCGAACACCGCGACATCCGGCTGCACGAGGTTGAAGAGCTTGGCGACGACCGTGAGCACGCCGGCGAAGTGCCCGGGCCGCACGGCACCCTCCCAGCGATCGGCGATTGCCTCCGGGACCACGCTCACGGCGCGCGGGCCCGGGTACATCACCGCCACCGGCGGCACGAAGGCCACCTGCGCCCCGCGGGCCATCGCCGCCGCAAGGTCCTCCGCCTCGGTGCGCGGATACGCGGCGAGGTCCTCGGTGGGTGCGAACTGCAGCGGGTTCACGAAGATGCTCACCACCACGCAGCCGGCCTGCGCCGTCGCGCGGTCGACCAGCGACAGGTGGCCGGCATGCAGCGCGCCCATCGTGGGCACGAACGCGATGCGTTCGCCGGCCGCGCGTGCGGCCGCCACCGCTGCGCGCAGCGATCCGACGTCCCGGACCACGAGCATGGTCAGCCGAAGCTCGTGCTGTCGTCGGGGTAGCGGCCCGCGCGGACATCATCGGCGTAGGCGCTCACGGCACTCTTCACGATGCCCGCCACGTCCGCGTACCGCTTCAGGAACTTCGGGCGAAACCCTTCGTTGAGGCCGATCAGGTCGGGGAGGACGAGGATCTGCCCGTCGCAGCCGGCACCGGCACCGATGCCGACGGTGGGAATGCGCAGCGACGCCGAGATGCCGCGCGAGAGGTCGGTCGGCATCAGCTCCAGCACGATCGCGAAGCAGCCTGCCTCCTGCAGGGCGAGTGCATCGGCGCGGAGGCGTTCCGCGACGTCGTCCTCACGCCCCTGCACACGGGCACCGCTGAGAGCCGGGTCACTCTGCGGGGTGTAGCCGATGTGGCCCATCACGGGGATCCCGGCATCGACGCAGGCCCGGATCGCCGCCAGTGCCGCGGCGCCCGCCCCCTCCAGCTTGACGGCGGTGCAGTCGGTCTCGGACATCGCGCGGCCGGCGTTGCGCACCGCCTCGGTGGCCGACACCTGGTAGGTCATCCAGGGCATGTCGAAGATCAGCATGGCGCGACGCACGCCGCGGCGCACCGCGGCGCAATGCCAGATCATCTGGTCGAGCGTGACGCGGCGCGTGGACTCGTGGCCTGCGACCACCATCCCCAGCGAGTCGCCGACCAGCACCATGTCCACGCCGGCGGCGTCCACCATGCGGCCGAACAGCACGTCGTAGGCGGTGGTGGCCACGATCTTCTCGCCCGCGACCTTCTTCGCCTGGAGGTCACGGATCGTCACCGGCTTGCCGGTGGAAGCCGGCGGGGGTGTCATGTGCGCGCTCATCGGAACCTCATCGAAGACTGGCGTCCCAGGTGCCGGAGGGGCGACGCACGCCGTGTGCATCGTCGTGCGGCGCGGTGTCCATGCCGGCATGGACCTGCGCGGATGCGATGGCCTCGCGTGCGGCCTCGACGCCGAGCAGCACGGCGAGCTCCCGGTGCCAGAAATCCCGGTCGAGCAGTCCCGGGTGCGGCACGAGGAGTTCCCGCGTCGTGATGATCGTGTCACGGACCCAGACGATGTCCAGGTCGAGCGTGCGCGGCCCCTTCGGCTGGAGGCGCGTGCGTCCGTGCTGCTCCTCGATCACCTGCAGCAGGGCGAGCAGTGCCGGCAGGCTGCAGTCGGTGTCCAGCAGCAGCATCTGGTTGAGGAACGGCGCCTGCGGTGGCCCGATGGCGATCGTCTCATCGGTCGGCGTGACGGCGAGCACCGTGACCGACTCGAGGGCGGCGATGGCCGCGATGGCGCTCGCGAGCGTCTCGTGCCGGTCCCCGACATTGGAGCCGAGGGCGATGGCCACGCGCAGGTGGACGGCGCCGTAGTCCGCGGCGATGGTCATGCGCGCGCGCCGTCCTCGACGACCACCTCGGCGTGGTCGAGCGGGCCGCCGAGTGCCACCTGCGGCTTGCGCAGTGCCACGCGCGCGCCCCGCACGCCGGGCAGGGCCACCGCGCCGGCCGCGATCTCCTGGCCGAGGGTCTCGAGATAGCGCAACGGCCCGGCCGCGACGCAGCGCGCCGTCAGGTCGTAGAGCGCGCGGTAGTCCACGGTGATCGCGCCCAGGGGCGCCGGCGTCGCCCACACGGTCAGGTCCACCTCGAGCGGCTGGCTGAACTCCGCCTCGTGCGGCAGGATGCCGACGCGGCAGTGGAACCGCATGTTGCGGAGCGTGATCTCGACGGGAGCGGGCATTCAGCGTGGCGCAGGGGGACGGCCGGCGGCGGCCCCCAAAGATACCGCCGGCGCGCCCGTGATGGACCACGGGCGGGTGCCGGCCCCGCCGCCTACGATCCCGCCGCCTCGTCGAGCCCCGCGCGCAGGTCCCGCACCAGCGCCAGCGCGTCATCGACCGAGGCCTCGGCAGCCCGCACGATGGCGCTCCCGACCACCACACCGTCGGCCAGCGACGCCACGCGACGCGCCTGCTCCCGCGTGCTGATCCCGAAGCCGACGCAGATGGGCAGCGTGGTGGCGCCACGCAGCCGGCCGATCACCTCGGGCAGGTCGGTCGCCAGTGCATCCTGGGCGCCCGTGACACCGAGGCGGCTGATGAGGTACACGAAGCCGCTGCCGTGCCGCGCGATCTCGGCCATGCGGGACGCGGGTGTGGTGGGCGCGACGAGGCGGACGTAGGCCAGCGGCGAGCTGCCGAGCCACGCCTCGCGCTCCGGATCGGCGCCAACCGGCATGTCGGTGACCAGGATGCCCG is a window encoding:
- a CDS encoding tryptophan synthase subunit alpha, which codes for MTAAAAVHLTERMLALRSAGRRALVPYITAGHPDPERSMALLQGLEAAGADCIELGVPFSDPLADGPVIQRSSQLALAHGMTFDGVLDMVRRARVGIPVVLFSYLNPILNAGADVLQRAADAGVSGILVTDMPVGADPEREAWLGSSPLAYVRLVAPTTPASRMAEIARHGSGFVYLISRLGVTGAQDALATDLPEVIGRLRGATTLPICVGFGISTREQARRVASLADGVVVGSAIVRAAEASVDDALALVRDLRAGLDEAAGS
- the panB gene encoding 3-methyl-2-oxobutanoate hydroxymethyltransferase: MTPPPASTGKPVTIRDLQAKKVAGEKIVATTAYDVLFGRMVDAAGVDMVLVGDSLGMVVAGHESTRRVTLDQMIWHCAAVRRGVRRAMLIFDMPWMTYQVSATEAVRNAGRAMSETDCTAVKLEGAGAAALAAIRACVDAGIPVMGHIGYTPQSDPALSGARVQGREDDVAERLRADALALQEAGCFAIVLELMPTDLSRGISASLRIPTVGIGAGAGCDGQILVLPDLIGLNEGFRPKFLKRYADVAGIVKSAVSAYADDVRAGRYPDDSTSFG
- the folK gene encoding 2-amino-4-hydroxy-6-hydroxymethyldihydropteridine diphosphokinase — translated: MTIAADYGAVHLRVAIALGSNVGDRHETLASAIAAIAALESVTVLAVTPTDETIAIGPPQAPFLNQMLLLDTDCSLPALLALLQVIEEQHGRTRLQPKGPRTLDLDIVWVRDTIITTRELLVPHPGLLDRDFWHRELAVLLGVEAAREAIASAQVHAGMDTAPHDDAHGVRRPSGTWDASLR
- a CDS encoding dihydroneopterin aldolase, translated to MPAPVEITLRNMRFHCRVGILPHEAEFSQPLEVDLTVWATPAPLGAITVDYRALYDLTARCVAAGPLRYLETLGQEIAAGAVALPGVRGARVALRKPQVALGGPLDHAEVVVEDGARA
- a CDS encoding pantoate--beta-alanine ligase; its protein translation is MLVVRDVGSLRAAVAAARAAGERIAFVPTMGALHAGHLSLVDRATAQAGCVVVSIFVNPLQFAPTEDLAAYPRTEAEDLAAAMARGAQVAFVPPVAVMYPGPRAVSVVPEAIADRWEGAVRPGHFAGVLTVVAKLFNLVQPDVAVFGQKDLQQATLIAAMVRDLDIPVTLDIAPIVREPDGLAMSSRNRYLDAAQRRAARVLPDTLRAMCDAFTGGERDGAALCAIGLACLAAEPRATVDYLAIVDPTDLAPSTTAAPGRCIILAVRVGSTRLLDNHRLGEPFPPSECAPSPLTS